The following DNA comes from Acidobacteriota bacterium.
GGCGGAAACACTCGAGGGAACAAGCGCCTGCCGGACGAGGCGAACCGTCCCGGAGGCGAGTCCGGTCGCGGAAACGGTGGCGGCCGAGCCGCGCGCGAGTTCCCGGTTCGAGTCGGCCCACGCGGGCCGGCCTGCTGCGTACGCGGCCTCCTGAATAGCGAGGTGCGATCCTGACGGTGCCGAACGGGCTCGAGTCCCGGAAGGATTCGGGCCGTCGCCGGCTGCCGGCAGTCCCGTCCGGTCCGAATCGCCCACTTCTTCTTTCGAATCCGACGACCTTTCGAATCCGACGAGTCCGCCGCCGGCGCCCGGCGCCGATGATGTTTGGGGGAAGAAGCGCCGGTTCCTCGAGCGTCACACCCGGATCCCCCGACCGCTTGCGGCCGCGCGGAGAGCGAGGTGTCGGCGCCGGTGACCGATTCCCGGAGGCCCGGCGATTTCGAGCGACGGGGCCGGCCGGTTCCTGCAGGGAACACACGAGACCGCGCCGCCGGGAGCGGTCCTGCGGCGGGATCCCCGACCTGGCGACACCACCCCGCCTCCGGGGCGAACCGCCCGATGCGTGCCGGTGAATTCCCGCGCGGTGATCGCGATGCCGAACGGCGTTGCCGTATCCGCCCGCTGCCGGCGCCCCCGGCATCTCCGGCGGAGACGGGAGGCGGCTCTGCCGGCGAAAAAGGCGCGGCCCCTCGAGGGAGCCGCGCCCGGTCTCAGAACGTCTGGAGGTAACGCTCGACCTCCCAGGGATGCACGATCGTGATGTACTCCTGCCACTCGCGAAGCTTCCCCTCGATGAAGTGGGTGGCGATGTGCTCCCCGAGGGCGTCGAGGATCACCTTGTCCTTCTGGAGGGCCCGGACGGCCGCGTAGAGATCGGGTGGCAGGTTGTCGATCTTGAGCCGCTTCTTCTCCCGGTCGCTCATCCGGAAGATGTCCTTGTTGACCGGCGGACCGGGATCGAGGTTCCGCTCGATGCCGTCGAGGCCCGCCCGCAGCATGACGCCGAAGGCGAGGTACGGATTGCACGAGGGATCCGGCATCCGCACCTCGACGCGGGTCGCGACACCGCGCCGCGCGGGCACGCGGGCCAGCGGGCTTCGGTTCCGCTCCGACCAGGCGATGTTGGTGGGCGCCTCGTAGCCGGGCACGAGGCGCTTGAAGGAGTTGACCGTCGGATTGGTCACGGCGCAAATGGCCTTGGCGTGGTCGAGGATGCCCCCGATGTACGACAAGGCGATCCGGGAGAGACCGTACTCGCCCTCCGGATCGTCGAAGGCGTTCCGCCCCTCCCGGTCGAACAGCGACTGGTGGACGTGCATCCCCGACCCGTTCTCGCCGAAGAGAGGTTTCGGCATGAACGTGGCGTGGAGGCCGAACTTCAGGGCGACCTTGCGCACGACGTGCCGGAAGACCAACAGGTTGTCGGCGGTCGTGAGGGCGTCGGCGTACTTGAAGTCGATCTCGTGCTGGCCGGGGGCGACCTCGTGGTGCGCGGCCTCGACCTCGAAGCCCATCTGCTCCAGGATGTTGACGATCTCGCGCCGGGCATCCT
Coding sequences within:
- the glnA gene encoding type I glutamate--ammonia ligase, giving the protein MPRTEKEVRDILAEEKVRFLRLVFSDIHGVIKNVEVPDSQFDKALAGEILFDGSSIEGFVRIQESDMLLKPDLDSLRVFPQEGTDRVAMLICDVANPDGSPFAGDPRYALRRTLERARAMGFESMMGPEAEFFLFHRTAEGTATTRTHDRGAYFDLAPVDAGEDARREIVNILEQMGFEVEAAHHEVAPGQHEIDFKYADALTTADNLLVFRHVVRKVALKFGLHATFMPKPLFGENGSGMHVHQSLFDREGRNAFDDPEGEYGLSRIALSYIGGILDHAKAICAVTNPTVNSFKRLVPGYEAPTNIAWSERNRSPLARVPARRGVATRVEVRMPDPSCNPYLAFGVMLRAGLDGIERNLDPGPPVNKDIFRMSDREKKRLKIDNLPPDLYAAVRALQKDKVILDALGEHIATHFIEGKLREWQEYITIVHPWEVERYLQTF